Proteins co-encoded in one Paracrocinitomix mangrovi genomic window:
- a CDS encoding DUF1295 domain-containing protein gives MDQHTLYIICYVWLGIAIAVHITMFFITAPFGRHTTTKWGPSINNKAGWIIMEAPSLLIMSYFLIFGTYSQESYAWIIFAFWIFHYINRTITYPIRIKATDKKMPLVIAINAIFFNLMNAGLNGYYLGELADPSLYGDEWLMNPRTWFGIFLFVVGMGINWRADHILINLRKPGETGYKIPKGFLFDWVSSPNLMGEVIEWTGFAIMAWNLPALTFAAWTFANLVPRAKNHHDWYKQRFPEYPEKRKAIFPYIF, from the coding sequence ATGGATCAACACACATTATATATAATCTGTTACGTATGGCTAGGGATTGCTATAGCAGTTCACATTACCATGTTTTTTATTACTGCCCCTTTTGGAAGACATACAACCACAAAATGGGGTCCCAGCATTAACAACAAGGCAGGTTGGATAATTATGGAAGCTCCTTCGCTTCTTATCATGAGTTATTTCTTAATATTTGGTACCTATTCACAAGAATCATACGCATGGATTATTTTTGCTTTTTGGATTTTTCACTACATCAACCGAACCATCACTTACCCCATAAGAATAAAAGCAACTGACAAGAAAATGCCTTTAGTTATTGCCATAAATGCGATATTCTTCAATTTAATGAATGCAGGTTTAAATGGATACTATTTAGGCGAATTGGCAGATCCTTCATTGTACGGTGATGAATGGTTAATGAATCCAAGAACCTGGTTTGGAATATTTCTTTTTGTTGTTGGAATGGGTATTAATTGGCGCGCAGATCACATATTAATTAACCTAAGAAAACCGGGAGAAACAGGTTACAAAATTCCAAAAGGTTTCTTATTTGATTGGGTGTCTTCACCAAATTTAATGGGAGAAGTAATAGAATGGACTGGTTTTGCAATTATGGCCTGGAATTTACCTGCACTTACGTTTGCAGCCTGGACATTTGCTAATTTAGTTCCACGAGCTAAAAATCATCACGATTGGTACAAGCAAAGATTTCCTGAATATCCTGAAAAAAGAAAAGCTATTTTTCCTTATATTTTTTAG
- a CDS encoding PKD domain-containing protein, whose amino-acid sequence MKRLLLLFLPATLALNVSVAQTSVNFGCTGAPQNWVVPPCVTSINIEIAGAQGGGNGGGLGAVVTGTLPVTPGQTIQIDVGCAGGCGNNSGGYNGGGNGSNGSIFFDACGGGGATDISFAPYTLGDRVAVAGGGGGSPGGSSTYNQNGGVGGCATGGTGTGIFGQPGGGGSQFAGGSGGTAWGSGAGGQAGSFGQGGNGAFDPCYGASTGGNGPGGGGGGGYYGGGGGGSDCWPSGYLGGGGGSGGSSLTPLGGGCNQGANAGNGYAIITYVPAGPVPGTAAVAPSPICPGQTANLTLTGYTGTIQWQSAPNAGGPWTNMGGATAANASTGVLTTNTCFRAAVTNCGTTAYSNVVCVTVFPTPTVNNPGNQTLCNGSLTGQINFTGAVPGTTYNWVNDNTSIGLAGSGTGNINQFNVVNNGTTPQIANITVTPTANGCPGTPITFTITVNPTPTVNQPNNQTLCNNTATTAVNFSGNVAGTTYSWTNSTTSIGLAANGTGNIGSFNATNTTQSPVTATITVTPSANGCTGTSQTFTITVNPTPTMVDPADQVVCAGSSTTMVSFTGNTSGSTFTWTNSNTSVGLGGSGFGTILAFTGQNPGTTPNVATVTVTPSANTCTGVAQTFTYTIQPNLVAGNDNTAVLCNSVGSSLDLNTLLNGNNTTGTWAETTSSGQFNAGSGIFDASNLTAGTYNFTYTVTGLAPCLDDIADFAVTVTDLPTAGNDNNATLCNDAGSSIDLNTLLIGADAGGTWSETSGTPSGQFNTGTGVLNADLTAAGVYTFVYDVPALGPCPGDQSTFTITINQEPLAGADANGTICNSPGSTFDLNTLLNGNNGAGTWAETTSSGQFTAGTGILDASGLTPGNYTFTYTVTGIAPCTQDVANFTILVTDLPTAGADNTSTLCNSAGTTLDLNTLLSGADAGGTWAETSGTPSNQFNTGTAVLDASGVTAGTYTFTYDVAPNGTCPGDQAVFTITINQEAIAGSDNISSLCNSPGTSLDLNTLLNGNNQTGTWAETTGSGQFTAGTGMLDASNLAAGVYSFTYTIGAIAPCILDVADFDITIEQYADAGADNNTALCNSAGNSVDLNTLLNGNNQTGTWAETTSSGQFNTGTGMFNVVGLAAGQYNFTYTISAVAPCVQDVANFTVDVEQEAIAGADNSASLCNSAGTTLDLNTLLNGNNGTGTWAETSASGQFNSGSGVFDASGVAAGTYTFTYTVGATNPCVPDVANFTVDVEQEVTAGADNATAICNTAGNTVDLNSLLSGADSGGVWAETTSSGQFNTSNGGFDVSNLSGGDYTFTYTVSAIAPCVLDVSGFTVTVNENPPVDAGTDVEACENANNILTGSGAGSNGVYVWDNNVTDGLPFIQNVGTITYTVTGTDAFGCSNTDQVDVVIHPNPVIDFQADVQFGCEPLTVNFTNNTIPAGTSCMWSFGDGNSATSCGTATNIYSSGTYDVTLVVTTAEGCSSMDTYTNYIDVVPEPFALFNFSPQQPDITLPEVEFTNNSIWATNYEWDFGDLSVISFEENPTHTFPEVGNESYTITLIASNDYGCADTLSKPITVKDVLIFYVPNVFTPDGDSFNQTFKPMFFSGFDIYNYHLTIFDRYGEILFESYNHEVGWDGTYGEGGLVQDGVYIWQVEFGTNYSKEKEKHRGHVSVLK is encoded by the coding sequence ATGAAAAGATTATTACTACTCTTTTTACCGGCTACTTTAGCATTAAATGTTTCTGTAGCTCAAACTTCAGTGAATTTTGGATGTACAGGCGCCCCTCAAAACTGGGTGGTTCCTCCATGTGTTACCAGTATTAATATTGAAATTGCCGGAGCACAAGGTGGTGGAAATGGCGGTGGTTTAGGTGCAGTTGTAACCGGAACCTTACCCGTAACTCCAGGTCAAACTATTCAAATTGACGTAGGTTGTGCCGGTGGATGTGGAAACAATTCTGGTGGATATAACGGAGGTGGAAACGGATCTAACGGAAGTATATTTTTTGATGCTTGTGGAGGAGGTGGTGCTACTGACATCAGTTTCGCTCCTTACACGCTTGGTGATAGAGTAGCTGTTGCCGGAGGTGGTGGTGGATCACCCGGAGGTTCTTCAACTTACAATCAAAATGGTGGAGTAGGAGGATGTGCAACTGGTGGTACAGGAACTGGAATTTTTGGTCAGCCCGGAGGTGGAGGATCACAATTTGCCGGAGGATCTGGAGGAACCGCTTGGGGTTCTGGTGCCGGTGGACAAGCTGGTTCTTTTGGGCAAGGTGGAAATGGTGCATTTGATCCATGTTACGGGGCTTCTACCGGAGGAAATGGTCCCGGTGGTGGAGGCGGCGGTGGCTACTACGGTGGTGGTGGCGGTGGTTCAGACTGCTGGCCTTCAGGATATCTTGGCGGTGGAGGTGGATCTGGAGGATCTTCTTTAACACCTCTTGGTGGTGGATGTAATCAAGGTGCAAATGCCGGAAATGGATATGCTATTATAACTTATGTTCCTGCTGGACCTGTTCCTGGAACTGCAGCAGTAGCTCCTTCACCAATTTGCCCTGGTCAAACTGCAAACTTAACTTTGACAGGATATACCGGTACAATTCAATGGCAATCTGCTCCTAATGCAGGTGGTCCTTGGACCAATATGGGAGGTGCAACAGCTGCCAATGCTTCAACAGGCGTACTAACTACTAATACTTGTTTTAGAGCTGCAGTAACTAACTGTGGAACCACTGCTTACTCAAACGTTGTTTGTGTTACAGTTTTTCCTACGCCTACTGTGAATAATCCTGGTAACCAAACTCTTTGTAACGGTTCTCTAACAGGACAAATCAATTTTACCGGTGCAGTACCTGGTACTACTTATAATTGGGTAAATGACAATACTTCAATAGGATTAGCTGGTTCGGGAACAGGAAATATTAATCAATTCAATGTGGTTAATAACGGAACTACTCCTCAAATTGCTAACATTACAGTTACACCAACAGCTAACGGTTGTCCAGGAACTCCAATAACATTTACAATTACGGTTAATCCAACACCAACAGTTAATCAACCAAATAACCAAACTTTGTGTAATAATACGGCTACTACAGCAGTAAACTTTAGTGGAAATGTTGCCGGAACTACTTATAGCTGGACAAATTCAACAACATCAATTGGTTTAGCCGCAAACGGAACAGGAAACATTGGTTCATTCAATGCTACCAATACAACTCAGAGCCCTGTAACAGCAACTATTACAGTAACTCCTTCAGCAAATGGTTGTACAGGAACTTCTCAAACGTTTACTATAACTGTAAATCCTACGCCTACAATGGTTGATCCTGCAGATCAGGTTGTATGTGCAGGATCAAGTACTACAATGGTTTCTTTTACCGGTAATACTTCCGGTTCTACTTTTACATGGACCAACAGTAATACGTCTGTAGGATTAGGAGGTTCAGGATTCGGAACTATTTTAGCCTTTACAGGACAAAATCCTGGAACTACGCCTAATGTAGCAACGGTAACTGTGACACCATCTGCCAATACATGTACAGGTGTAGCCCAAACATTTACTTATACAATTCAACCAAATCTTGTAGCAGGAAATGACAACACAGCTGTTTTGTGTAATTCTGTTGGATCTTCTTTAGATCTAAATACTTTGTTGAACGGTAATAATACAACGGGAACATGGGCAGAAACAACATCATCAGGTCAATTTAATGCAGGATCAGGAATATTTGATGCCTCAAATCTAACTGCTGGTACTTATAACTTTACCTATACAGTAACCGGTTTAGCACCTTGTTTGGATGATATAGCTGATTTTGCAGTAACTGTAACTGATCTTCCAACGGCTGGAAATGATAACAATGCAACTTTATGTAATGATGCAGGTTCATCAATTGACCTAAATACATTGTTGATTGGGGCAGATGCCGGAGGGACATGGAGTGAAACATCTGGAACTCCTTCAGGACAATTCAATACGGGAACAGGCGTCTTAAATGCTGACTTAACAGCTGCCGGAGTGTATACATTTGTTTATGATGTTCCTGCTTTAGGACCTTGTCCGGGAGATCAATCAACATTTACTATTACTATCAATCAGGAGCCTTTGGCAGGTGCAGATGCAAATGGAACAATTTGTAATTCTCCGGGATCAACATTTGACTTAAACACTTTATTAAATGGTAATAACGGAGCAGGAACTTGGGCTGAAACAACTTCTTCAGGACAATTTACGGCTGGTACGGGTATTTTAGATGCTTCAGGATTAACTCCTGGCAATTACACCTTTACATATACAGTAACCGGAATTGCTCCTTGTACTCAGGATGTAGCTAATTTCACAATTCTTGTAACAGACTTACCTACAGCCGGAGCTGACAATACTTCTACATTATGTAATTCAGCCGGTACAACTTTAGATTTGAATACTTTATTGTCTGGTGCAGATGCCGGAGGTACTTGGGCAGAAACATCAGGTACACCTTCAAATCAATTTAATACAGGTACAGCAGTGTTGGACGCTTCAGGTGTTACCGCAGGGACATATACTTTTACATATGATGTTGCACCAAATGGTACTTGTCCTGGTGATCAGGCCGTATTCACAATAACTATTAACCAGGAAGCTATTGCTGGATCAGATAACATATCTTCATTATGTAATAGCCCGGGTACATCTTTAGACTTAAATACACTATTAAACGGTAATAATCAAACTGGAACTTGGGCAGAAACAACAGGTTCAGGACAATTTACTGCAGGAACAGGAATGTTAGATGCTTCCAATTTGGCCGCAGGAGTATATAGTTTTACTTATACAATTGGAGCTATAGCGCCTTGTATTCTTGATGTTGCAGATTTTGATATCACAATTGAACAATATGCAGATGCTGGAGCTGATAATAATACCGCTTTGTGTAATTCGGCGGGTAACTCTGTAGATTTAAATACATTGTTAAATGGAAATAATCAAACAGGTACTTGGGCAGAAACTACTTCATCTGGACAGTTTAATACCGGAACCGGAATGTTTAATGTTGTTGGTTTAGCTGCAGGACAATATAATTTCACCTATACAATTTCTGCCGTAGCACCTTGTGTGCAAGATGTAGCAAACTTTACTGTAGATGTTGAACAAGAAGCAATTGCCGGAGCTGATAATTCGGCTAGTTTGTGTAATTCAGCCGGTACAACTTTAGATTTGAATACATTATTAAATGGTAATAATGGAACTGGTACTTGGGCAGAAACATCTGCATCTGGACAATTTAATTCGGGATCAGGCGTATTTGATGCATCTGGAGTAGCGGCAGGTACTTATACATTTACTTATACAGTTGGAGCAACCAACCCTTGTGTGCCTGATGTTGCCAATTTTACCGTTGATGTTGAACAAGAAGTGACAGCAGGTGCCGATAATGCAACCGCAATTTGTAATACTGCTGGTAATACAGTTGATTTGAATTCACTACTATCTGGAGCTGATTCTGGTGGAGTTTGGGCAGAAACAACATCTTCAGGTCAATTCAATACCTCTAATGGTGGTTTTGATGTGAGCAACTTATCAGGTGGTGATTATACATTTACTTATACTGTATCTGCAATTGCACCTTGTGTGTTGGATGTGTCAGGTTTTACAGTAACAGTAAATGAAAACCCTCCGGTTGATGCAGGAACAGATGTTGAGGCTTGTGAAAATGCAAATAACATACTTACAGGTTCAGGAGCTGGTTCAAATGGTGTTTATGTTTGGGATAATAACGTTACAGATGGATTACCTTTCATTCAAAACGTTGGAACCATTACATATACTGTAACAGGTACTGATGCCTTTGGCTGTTCTAATACAGACCAGGTTGATGTTGTTATACATCCGAATCCTGTGATAGATTTTCAAGCTGATGTTCAATTTGGATGTGAGCCTTTAACAGTGAATTTTACCAATAATACAATACCTGCAGGTACATCTTGTATGTGGAGTTTTGGAGATGGTAATTCTGCAACATCTTGTGGAACAGCAACCAATATTTATTCAAGTGGAACTTATGATGTTACCTTGGTAGTTACAACAGCTGAAGGATGTTCTTCAATGGATACTTATACAAATTATATAGATGTAGTTCCAGAACCATTTGCTTTATTTAATTTCTCACCACAACAACCTGATATTACATTACCTGAGGTTGAGTTTACAAATAATTCAATTTGGGCAACAAACTATGAGTGGGACTTTGGAGATCTTTCTGTAATATCATTTGAAGAAAATCCGACACATACCTTCCCTGAAGTTGGAAATGAATCATACACTATTACGCTAATAGCTTCAAATGATTATGGTTGTGCAGATACTTTATCTAAACCAATTACAGTTAAAGATGTTTTGATTTTTTATGTTCCTAATGTATTTACACCTGATGGAGACAGTTTCAATCAAACTTTCAAGCCAATGTTCTTTTCAGGATTTGATATTTACAATTATCACCTGACAATATTTGACAGATATGGTGAGATTCTATTTGAATCATATAATCATGAAGTTGGATGGGACGGAACTTATGGTGAAGGAGGTTTGGTACAGGATGGTGTGTACATTTGGCAAGTTGAATTTGGAACTAATTACTCTAAAGAGAAGGAAAAACACCGCGGACATGTCTCCGTATTGAAATAA
- a CDS encoding LacI family DNA-binding transcriptional regulator, which yields MKKASLKDIAESLGVSKALVSLVLNGKGDERGINKQTQEKVRQKAKELNYIPNQYARGLRIGRTNTIGVIVPDISNVFYGQLCKAIEQEAYAKGYNLIISNTYEDVQKEKKLISDLINRNIDGLILASSFDSKNEIDGLRDTKFPLVLVDRVFDDFDVDSVSVSNEEGAKKAVKFLYDSGVKRPVCFSISPVYISSISERIQGYMEALKSADDAKLIQIPHDNIEGGVKTALDELKNEDYDGIFCVNNNIAKALIRELSLRGESLDEVKIISFDDIEIFDIVNPKISAIAQPITEIGKKAVNLLIDRFNNEDSHKNQQVVLDTVLIER from the coding sequence ATGAAAAAAGCATCACTTAAAGATATTGCTGAAAGTCTTGGAGTTTCAAAAGCGCTGGTTTCTTTGGTCCTAAATGGAAAAGGAGATGAGCGCGGAATTAACAAGCAAACTCAAGAGAAAGTACGTCAAAAAGCCAAAGAGCTTAATTACATTCCAAACCAGTATGCCAGAGGCCTTAGAATAGGCCGTACAAATACAATAGGCGTTATTGTTCCGGATATTTCTAATGTGTTTTATGGTCAGTTGTGTAAAGCAATTGAACAAGAAGCATATGCAAAGGGATATAATTTGATTATATCTAACACCTATGAAGATGTCCAAAAAGAAAAGAAACTAATTTCTGACCTTATTAATAGAAATATTGATGGTTTGATCCTGGCGTCATCATTTGATAGTAAAAATGAAATTGATGGTTTGCGTGATACCAAGTTTCCTTTAGTATTGGTGGATAGAGTATTTGATGATTTTGATGTAGATTCAGTTTCCGTATCAAATGAAGAAGGAGCTAAAAAAGCCGTGAAATTCTTATACGATAGCGGAGTTAAAAGACCCGTTTGTTTTTCTATTTCACCTGTGTATATATCTTCAATTTCTGAAAGAATCCAAGGGTATATGGAAGCTTTAAAATCTGCAGATGACGCAAAACTTATTCAAATTCCTCATGATAATATTGAAGGTGGCGTTAAAACTGCCCTAGATGAATTGAAGAATGAGGATTATGATGGCATTTTTTGTGTAAACAACAATATCGCAAAAGCTTTGATCAGAGAATTGTCCTTAAGAGGAGAATCGCTGGATGAAGTAAAGATCATCAGTTTTGATGACATTGAAATTTTTGATATTGTAAATCCTAAAATATCAGCCATTGCACAACCAATTACCGAAATAGGGAAGAAAGCGGTAAACTTGTTGATAGATCGTTTTAATAATGAAGACAGTCATAAAAACCAACAAGTTGTACTCGACACAGTTCTGATTGAACGATAA
- a CDS encoding NAD-dependent epimerase/dehydratase family protein, with translation MHMKIGVTGASGHVGNVVCRKLIEQGHDVRALYNKDKRALEDVDVELFQGNVLDAGRMKEFVDGCDVVINLAAIISIYGDPTGIVFKTNTEGPRNVLNACIEKGVKKIVHASSTHAVLEEPLNEPFAETRPYKQPKHFAYDYSKATGEQIMLDAFKGGKIEGCVVRPSCVIGPYDFKPSEMGKAIKDFYNRKIPMLPPGGYNCVDVRDVADSIIRAIDHGENGEIYLLAGKYYSIKELANVIHNVSGVKIPKSVTPFWLLKFSLPFVKAYGKMTKAAPLFTIEAITALKLGHPGMDWSKAEKSLQHKYTPLDKTIGDYLDWQKKQGVIK, from the coding sequence CAGCGGACATGTTGGCAACGTTGTTTGTAGAAAGTTAATTGAACAAGGACATGATGTTCGTGCCTTATACAATAAAGACAAAAGAGCATTAGAGGATGTAGATGTTGAATTGTTTCAAGGAAATGTGCTGGATGCCGGGCGAATGAAAGAATTTGTTGATGGATGTGATGTCGTTATTAATTTAGCAGCTATCATTAGTATTTATGGAGATCCTACAGGAATTGTGTTTAAAACCAATACTGAAGGTCCACGCAATGTTTTGAACGCTTGTATTGAAAAAGGAGTTAAAAAGATTGTTCATGCCAGTAGTACACATGCCGTTTTAGAAGAACCTTTAAACGAACCTTTTGCTGAAACCAGACCCTATAAGCAGCCTAAACATTTTGCCTATGACTACTCTAAAGCTACAGGTGAACAAATAATGCTTGATGCTTTTAAAGGAGGAAAGATTGAAGGATGTGTAGTTCGACCTAGTTGTGTTATAGGTCCGTATGATTTTAAGCCTTCTGAAATGGGTAAAGCCATAAAAGATTTTTACAATCGTAAAATACCAATGCTACCACCTGGTGGATATAATTGTGTTGATGTACGTGATGTAGCCGACAGTATTATTAGAGCTATTGATCATGGTGAAAATGGAGAGATTTATCTGTTAGCAGGTAAATATTATTCAATAAAGGAATTAGCTAATGTAATACACAATGTAAGTGGTGTTAAAATTCCAAAATCTGTAACACCTTTTTGGCTTTTAAAATTTTCATTGCCCTTTGTAAAAGCTTATGGTAAAATGACCAAGGCTGCACCTTTGTTCACTATTGAAGCAATAACGGCTTTAAAATTGGGACATCCGGGAATGGATTGGAGTAAGGCAGAAAAATCACTTCAGCATAAGTACACGCCATTAGACAAAACAATTGGTGACTATTTAGACTGGCAAAAGAAACAAGGAGTAATCAAATAA
- a CDS encoding SDR family oxidoreductase encodes MSSRFKGKTIWITGASSGIGKQLAIQLNALGANVIISARRVERLTYIDDHCPCRENMTVVPLDLTNHESVVNAVKKVESLGSLDLLIHNAGIAQKGLVIENEIAIDRQVMETNFFGTVDLTKEVMPIFLKQKKGWFAVVTSIAGVVGVPGRSGYSASKHALHGYFDSLRAELIDCDLNVTIIMPGFIKTNITKKELTGHGKAYGKLEKSHALGMDPDKAAKKIIKRLKPSRQNIIVGGFEVTSVYIQRIFPKLYNFIVRRHPMRWWRKVWGRK; translated from the coding sequence ATGTCAAGTAGATTTAAAGGGAAGACTATTTGGATAACTGGAGCTTCATCAGGAATTGGTAAACAATTAGCCATTCAATTAAATGCCTTAGGAGCCAATGTTATCATTTCAGCAAGACGAGTAGAACGCTTAACTTATATAGATGACCATTGTCCATGTAGAGAAAACATGACCGTGGTGCCGTTGGATTTAACCAATCATGAAAGCGTAGTTAATGCCGTCAAAAAAGTTGAATCCCTAGGTTCGTTGGATTTACTCATTCACAATGCTGGAATCGCCCAAAAGGGTTTAGTGATTGAAAATGAAATAGCCATTGACCGTCAGGTGATGGAAACAAATTTTTTCGGAACTGTAGATCTAACAAAAGAGGTAATGCCAATCTTTTTAAAACAAAAAAAAGGTTGGTTTGCAGTTGTTACTAGTATAGCAGGAGTAGTTGGGGTTCCAGGACGCTCAGGGTACTCAGCATCAAAACATGCCTTACACGGTTATTTTGATTCATTAAGGGCTGAATTGATTGATTGTGATTTAAATGTCACTATAATAATGCCCGGCTTCATCAAGACCAATATCACAAAAAAGGAGCTAACTGGTCATGGTAAGGCATATGGTAAATTAGAAAAGTCGCATGCCTTAGGAATGGATCCAGATAAAGCTGCAAAAAAGATCATCAAAAGATTAAAACCTTCACGTCAAAATATAATCGTAGGAGGATTTGAAGTGACATCTGTATACATCCAGAGGATTTTTCCCAAACTCTACAACTTTATTGTCAGAAGACATCCAATGCGCTGGTGGAGGAAGGTTTGGGGTAGAAAATAA